A region from the Schistocerca serialis cubense isolate TAMUIC-IGC-003099 chromosome 1, iqSchSeri2.2, whole genome shotgun sequence genome encodes:
- the LOC126461762 gene encoding putative phospholipase B-like 2 isoform X2, translated as MIYWHWINTVQNVCQNRQHLCEEIHSVLEENEHWTREKAAENKATSPFWYQVHLFYLQLDGLEVGWRQGVERSRLELDIPHLDFIWMNAVTDIIDLERRHSSTLEPSLGLFTAANFSSILVKHLHDTQEIFMAHNTGGMYQSMLRLLKRYELNYHEAPDEVSDVVPGQVIEFSSYPGSIHSQDDFYVISGMSPQGKNHQLKIASIPINNYNRALWRKSKPQQQVLSGPRVMTANRLAQHARQWVHHLAESNSGTGNRQWVVLDTGKVGKPPRESNRVPRRRRGSQKSRHQKHHLHGLLCVVEQLPGLTRASDVSHQLIAEGFWASLRGVPYHQDICDASHCANMKQTLEQSSLARSFKEDQKRATDVATIMYLMRNYYYNDTLLSEDEQSMIAPRGDIQLDPKLPLGVIDTKVSIWAPNTSVQVYAIAGPPFSMNANISAESNDESNDVPQDDVDNHKYPVFPYKWSSSSFVNLSHLGQPDVWNFNIFVSEWSWHQHGNYTVAPEKPD; from the exons GTACATTTGTTCTACTTGCAACTAGATGGCCTTGAAGTTGGATGGAGGCAAGGAGTAGAAAGAAGCAGGCTGGAATTGGATATTCCACACTTGGACTTCAT TTGGATGAATGCAGTAACTGACATTATTGATCTGGAAAGGAGACACTCCAGTACTCTTGAACCTTCGTTGGGGCTCTTCACTGCTGCAAATTTCTCATCCATTCTTGTGAAACATTTGCATGATACTCAAGAAATTTTCATGGCTCACAATACCGGAGGAAT GTACCAATCAATGCTACGACTTCTTAAGCGATATGAATTAAATTATCATGAGGCACCCGATGAAGTATCTGATGTAGTACCTGGCCAAGTGATAGAATTTTCATCTTATCCTGGCTCAATCCATTCTCAGGATGACTTTTATGTAATCTCTGGTATGTCACCTCAGGGGAAGAATCATCAGCTGAAAATAGCAAGCATTCCAATCAACAACTATAACAGAGCTTTGTGGAGAAAATCTAAACCACAACAGCAG GTTCTGTCTGGTCCAAGAGTCATGACTGCAAACAGGTTGGCACAACATGCTCGCCAGTGGGTCCACCATTTGGCAGAGTCTAACAGTGGTACAGGCAATAGGCAATGGGTCGTGCTAGACACAGGGAAAGTTGGGAAGCCACCCCGTGAATCCAACAGGGTGCCGAGGAGGCGTCGTGGCAGTCAAAAGAGCCGCCACCAGAAGCACCACCTGCATGGTCTACTGTGTGTTGTGGAGCAGCTGCCTGGTCTCACCCGGGCTTCAGATGTCTCTCACCAACTGATTGCTGAAGGGTTTTGGGCCTCACTGAGAGGTGTACCTTACCACCAG GACATCTGTGATGCAAGTCATTGTGCCAACATGAAACAGACACTAGAACAGTCATCACTAGCAAGGTCTTTCAAAGAAGATCAGAAGAGAGCAACAGATGTAGCAACAATAATGTATCTGATGAGAAATTATTATTACAATGACACCTTATTATCTGAAGATGAACAGTCAATGATAGCACCAAGAGGTGACATACAACTCGATCCCAAGCTGCCACTTGGAGTGATTGATACAAAGGTTTCCATCTGGGCGCCAAATACATCTGTTCAAGTTTATGCCATTGCTGGTCCACCATTCAGTATGAATGCAAATATAAGTgcagaaagtaatgatgaaagcaATGATGTGCCTCAAGATGATGTTGATAATCACAAATATCCTGTCTTTCCTTATAAATGGTCTTCTAGTTCTTTTGTGAATTTATCTCACCTGGGGCAACCAGATGTTTGgaatttcaacatttttgtttcagAATGGTCCTGGCACCAACATGGAAATTATACAGTTGCCCCTGAGAAGCCAGATTAA